A genome region from Pan troglodytes isolate AG18354 chromosome 3, NHGRI_mPanTro3-v2.0_pri, whole genome shotgun sequence includes the following:
- the PIGY gene encoding phosphatidylinositol N-acetylglucosaminyltransferase subunit Y encodes MFLSLPTLTVLIPLVSLAGLFYSASVEENFPQGCTSTASLCFYSLLLPITIPVYVFFHLWTWMGIKLFRHN; translated from the coding sequence ATGTTTCTGTCTCTTCCTACGTTGACTGTTCTTATTCCACTGGTTTCTTTAGCAGGACTGTTCTACTCAGCCTCTGTGGAAGAAAACTTCCCACAGGGCTGCACTAGCACAGCCAGCCTTTGCTTTTACAGCCTGCTCTTGCCTATTACCATACCAGTGTATGTATTCTTCCACCTTTGGACTTGGATGGGTATTAAACTCTTCAGGCATAATTGA
- the PYURF gene encoding protein preY, mitochondrial — protein sequence MLSGARCRLASALRGTRAPPSAVARRCLHASGSRPLADRGKKTEEPSRAFDPALLEFLVCPLSKKPLRYEASTNELINEELGIAYPIIDGIPNMIPQAARMTRQSKKQEEVEQR from the exons ATGCTGAGTGGAGCACGCTGCAGGCTCGCCTCAGCGCTGCGGGGGACGCGCGCGCCGCCGTCCGCGGTCGCCCGTAGGTGCCTGCACGCGTCGGGGTCGCGGCCTTTGGCCGACCGGGGCAAAAAGACTGAGGAGCCGTCCCGCGCCTTCGATCCGGCGCTGCTGGAGTTCCTGGTGTGCCCGCTCTCCAAGAAGCCGCTCAG ATATGAAGCATCAACAAATGAATTGATTAATGAAGAGTTGGGAATAGCTTATCCAATCATTGATGGGATCCCTAATATGATACCACAGGCAGCTAGGATGACACGTCAAAGTAAGAAGCAAGAAGAAGTGGAGCAGCGCtag